A genome region from Leifsonia sp. Root112D2 includes the following:
- a CDS encoding glutamate synthase subunit beta, with amino-acid sequence MADPKGFLKTTERELPKRRPVSVRLMDWKEVYEPGDPTELQRQAGRCMDCGVPFCHQGCPLGNLIPEWNDLMWRGEGRLASDRLLETNNFPEFTGRLCPAPCETSCVLGINQPAVTIKQVEVSIIDQAWQNGWVQPHPPERLTGKTIAVVGSGPAGLAAAQQLTRAGHTVAVYERDDRIGGLLRYGIPDFKMEKKNIELRLNQMMAEGTRFRAGVNIGVDISWDELRTRYDAVVVATGAMVPRDLPIPGRELSGVHFAMEYLVQQNKVGAGTVVENQITAQGKHVVVLGGGDTGADCIGTAHRQGAASVTNLAIGVQPPSERPAHQPWPMTPTLFEVQSAHEEGGHRAYLASTVEFLRNEYGEVRAIRVAETEFLDGRRVPKAGTEKEIPADLVLLALGFTGPEQAEISAQLGLDFDERGNMQRASDYQSSTPGVFVAGDAGRGQSLIVWAIAEGRAAASACDRYLEGTTQLPFPVRPTDRGITL; translated from the coding sequence GTGGCTGACCCCAAAGGCTTTTTGAAGACCACGGAGCGCGAACTGCCCAAGCGGCGTCCGGTCTCGGTACGCCTCATGGACTGGAAAGAGGTGTACGAGCCCGGTGACCCGACCGAGTTGCAGCGCCAGGCCGGTCGCTGTATGGACTGTGGTGTGCCGTTCTGTCATCAGGGCTGCCCGCTGGGCAACCTCATTCCCGAGTGGAACGACCTCATGTGGCGCGGTGAGGGCCGACTGGCCTCCGACCGCCTGCTGGAGACGAACAACTTTCCCGAGTTCACCGGCCGCCTCTGCCCGGCGCCGTGTGAGACCTCGTGCGTGCTGGGCATCAACCAGCCCGCCGTGACCATCAAGCAGGTCGAGGTGTCGATCATCGACCAGGCGTGGCAGAACGGATGGGTGCAGCCGCACCCGCCGGAGCGCCTCACCGGCAAGACGATAGCCGTCGTCGGTTCCGGCCCCGCAGGGCTCGCCGCCGCCCAGCAGCTCACCCGCGCCGGCCACACCGTCGCGGTGTACGAGCGCGACGACCGCATCGGCGGCCTGCTGCGCTACGGCATTCCCGACTTCAAGATGGAAAAGAAGAACATCGAGCTGCGCCTGAACCAGATGATGGCCGAAGGCACCCGCTTCCGTGCCGGCGTCAACATCGGTGTCGACATCAGCTGGGACGAGCTGCGCACGCGCTACGACGCTGTTGTGGTTGCTACCGGCGCCATGGTGCCCCGCGACCTGCCCATTCCCGGCCGTGAGCTCTCCGGTGTGCATTTCGCCATGGAATACCTCGTTCAGCAGAACAAGGTCGGCGCCGGCACGGTCGTCGAGAACCAGATCACCGCACAGGGAAAGCATGTGGTCGTTCTCGGTGGCGGCGACACGGGCGCGGACTGCATCGGCACGGCACACCGCCAGGGGGCGGCATCCGTCACCAATCTGGCCATCGGCGTGCAACCGCCGAGCGAGCGTCCTGCCCACCAGCCGTGGCCCATGACGCCGACGCTCTTCGAGGTGCAGAGCGCCCACGAAGAGGGCGGCCACCGTGCCTACCTGGCCTCCACCGTCGAGTTCCTGCGCAACGAGTACGGCGAGGTGCGGGCCATCCGCGTCGCCGAGACCGAGTTCCTCGACGGGCGCCGCGTTCCCAAGGCCGGCACGGAGAAGGAGATTCCTGCCGACCTGGTGCTGCTGGCACTCGGATTCACCGGTCCCGAGCAGGCCGAGATCAGTGCGCAGCTTGGACTGGACTTCGACGAGCGCGGAAACATGCAGCGCGCATCCGACTACCAGAGCAGCACCCCGGGCGTCTTCGTCGCCGGCGATGCAGGGCGCGGCCAGTCGCTCATCGTTTGGGCGATAGCGGAGGGCCGGGCTGCGGCCAGCGCCTGCGACAGGTATCTTGAAGGGACGACCCAGTTGCCGTTCCCGGTCAGGCCGACCGATAGAGGCATCACCCTCTAA
- the pyk gene encoding pyruvate kinase yields MRRAKIVATLGPATSSYENIRAIIDAGVDVARMNLSHGSYDVHESVYANVRKAADDAGRAVAVMVDLQGPKIRLGKFEGGPYDLAVGDTFTITIDDILGTKELSSTTFKGLPQDVKAGDFLLIDDGKVKVRVVKSDERTVTTEVVVAGAVSNNKGINLPGVAVNVPALSEKDEADLRWGLKLGADLIALSFVRNASDITRVHEIMAEEGRKIPVIAKIEKPQAVDALEEIIDAFDSIMVARGDLGVELPLEAVPIVQKRAVELARRMAKPVIVATQMLESMISSPVPTRAETSDVANAVLDGADAVMLSGETSVGEYPVITVQTMARIVESTEEHGLERVAPLGTKPRTQGGALTLAAAEVAEFVDAKFLCVFTQSGDSARRMARLRSNIPMLAFTPEPAIRRRLALTWGIQSHLVEMVTHTDQMFVQVDDILLGNGTAKVGDKVVVISGSPPGISGSTNDVRVHVVGDAHNGAAPAYATK; encoded by the coding sequence ATGAGACGAGCAAAAATCGTCGCAACACTGGGCCCGGCAACATCGAGCTACGAGAACATTCGTGCCATCATCGATGCCGGTGTCGACGTGGCCCGCATGAACCTGAGCCACGGCAGCTACGACGTTCATGAGAGCGTCTATGCCAATGTGCGCAAGGCAGCGGATGATGCCGGTCGTGCCGTCGCCGTGATGGTCGATCTGCAGGGTCCCAAGATTCGCCTCGGCAAGTTCGAGGGCGGCCCGTACGACCTCGCCGTCGGCGATACGTTCACCATCACCATCGATGACATCCTGGGCACCAAGGAGCTCTCGTCGACGACGTTCAAGGGGCTGCCCCAGGACGTCAAGGCCGGCGACTTTCTGCTGATCGACGACGGCAAGGTGAAGGTGCGCGTTGTGAAGTCCGACGAGCGCACGGTGACCACCGAGGTCGTCGTGGCCGGCGCCGTCTCGAACAACAAGGGCATCAATCTGCCCGGCGTTGCGGTGAACGTGCCCGCTCTCTCTGAGAAAGACGAGGCCGATCTGCGCTGGGGCCTCAAGCTCGGCGCCGACCTCATCGCCCTCTCCTTCGTGCGCAACGCCAGCGACATCACGCGCGTGCACGAGATCATGGCCGAAGAGGGCCGAAAGATTCCTGTCATCGCCAAAATCGAAAAGCCGCAGGCCGTCGACGCGCTCGAGGAGATCATCGACGCCTTCGATTCCATCATGGTCGCCCGCGGCGACCTCGGCGTCGAGTTGCCGCTCGAGGCCGTGCCGATCGTGCAGAAGCGTGCCGTCGAACTGGCCCGCCGCATGGCCAAGCCCGTCATCGTGGCAACGCAGATGCTCGAGTCCATGATTTCCAGCCCGGTTCCGACCCGCGCCGAGACCTCGGATGTCGCGAACGCCGTTCTCGACGGCGCGGATGCCGTCATGCTCTCCGGCGAGACAAGCGTCGGCGAATACCCGGTGATCACGGTGCAGACCATGGCCCGCATCGTCGAATCCACCGAGGAGCACGGTTTGGAGCGGGTCGCACCGCTCGGCACGAAGCCGCGCACGCAGGGTGGCGCGCTCACGCTGGCCGCCGCCGAGGTTGCCGAATTCGTCGACGCGAAGTTCCTCTGCGTGTTCACGCAGTCCGGGGACTCCGCACGCCGCATGGCGCGGCTGCGCTCGAACATTCCGATGCTGGCCTTCACGCCTGAGCCCGCCATCCGCCGCCGCCTCGCACTCACGTGGGGCATCCAGAGCCACCTCGTGGAGATGGTGACGCACACCGACCAGATGTTTGTGCAGGTCGACGACATCCTTCTGGGCAACGGCACGGCCAAGGTCGGCGACAAGGTTGTGGTCATCTCCGGTTCGCCCCCCGGAATCTCTGGCTCGACCAACGACGTGCGCGTGCACGTCGTCGGCGACGCCCACAACGGAGCGGCCCCGGCGTACGCCACCAAGTAG
- a CDS encoding SGNH/GDSL hydrolase family protein, whose amino-acid sequence MFHSYVAIGDSFTEGVGDERADGRARGWADFVALGLAAATTEPVRYANLAIRGRKLGPLIAEQLQPGIELRPELLSVNGGGNDIMRPRVSIEAVARQLDDAVTAALAAGIHVLLLSGANPSQHLPFGGVVRTRGERLARAVRAHYPRQNVTFVDNWADAGLEDIRYWSADKLHLNALGHARVASNVLTALGVAVPSAWGVEEVAAAPPGERARNTAAYYRSFVLPWIGRRLTGRSSGDGRVAKIATLEPVDLSQA is encoded by the coding sequence ATGTTTCACAGCTACGTTGCCATCGGCGACAGTTTCACCGAGGGTGTTGGCGACGAGCGTGCGGATGGCCGGGCGCGCGGCTGGGCGGACTTCGTGGCGCTCGGGCTGGCTGCGGCAACGACCGAGCCGGTTCGCTACGCCAATCTGGCCATTCGCGGGCGCAAGCTCGGCCCGCTCATCGCCGAGCAACTGCAGCCCGGGATCGAGCTGCGCCCCGAGCTGCTGAGCGTCAACGGCGGCGGCAATGACATCATGCGTCCGCGGGTGTCGATCGAGGCGGTCGCGAGGCAACTCGATGACGCGGTCACGGCGGCGCTGGCCGCAGGCATCCATGTGCTGCTCTTGAGCGGAGCGAATCCGTCACAGCACCTGCCCTTCGGCGGTGTCGTACGCACGCGTGGCGAGCGGCTCGCGCGCGCCGTGCGGGCACATTACCCGCGCCAGAACGTCACCTTCGTCGACAACTGGGCGGATGCCGGGCTCGAGGACATCCGATACTGGTCGGCCGACAAGCTGCACCTGAATGCGCTTGGCCACGCACGCGTCGCGAGCAACGTTCTTACCGCGCTCGGCGTAGCCGTGCCGAGCGCATGGGGCGTTGAGGAGGTGGCCGCTGCGCCGCCCGGGGAACGGGCACGCAACACTGCCGCCTACTACCGCAGCTTCGTGCTGCCGTGGATCGGACGTCGTCTGACAGGACGCTCGTCCGGCGACGGCAGGGTGGCGAAGATCGCCACCCTGGAGCCCGTGGATCTCAGCCAGGCCTGA
- a CDS encoding ANTAR domain-containing response regulator encodes MSDQDIAPTAPRRVVVAEDESLIRLDIVEILRDNGFEVVGEAGDGETAVALATELRPDLVIMDVKMPQLDGISAAERLSKAHIAPVVLLTAFSQKELVERATEAGALAYVVKPFTPNDLLPAIEIALARYAQIIALEAEVTDMVERFETRKLVDRAKGLLNEKMGLTEPEAFRWIQKASMDRRLTMHDVAQAIIEQLSAPKK; translated from the coding sequence GTGAGTGACCAGGACATTGCCCCAACCGCACCCCGCCGCGTCGTCGTTGCGGAGGATGAATCGCTGATTCGTCTCGACATCGTGGAGATTCTTCGCGATAACGGCTTTGAAGTCGTGGGGGAGGCCGGTGACGGCGAGACGGCCGTGGCCCTCGCAACCGAGTTGCGGCCCGACCTGGTGATCATGGACGTGAAGATGCCGCAGCTTGACGGCATCTCCGCCGCCGAGCGGCTGTCGAAGGCGCACATCGCTCCCGTGGTGCTGCTGACCGCGTTCAGCCAGAAAGAGCTCGTGGAGCGGGCCACCGAGGCCGGCGCTCTGGCCTATGTGGTCAAGCCGTTCACGCCGAACGACCTGCTGCCTGCCATCGAGATCGCCCTTGCGCGCTACGCGCAGATCATTGCCCTCGAGGCCGAGGTCACCGATATGGTGGAGCGCTTCGAGACCCGCAAGCTCGTCGACCGGGCCAAGGGCCTGCTCAACGAGAAGATGGGACTCACCGAGCCGGAGGCCTTCCGCTGGATTCAGAAGGCATCCATGGACCGTCGCCTCACCATGCACGATGTCGCCCAGGCGATCATCGAGCAGTTGTCAGCGCCGAAGAAGTAG
- a CDS encoding hotdog fold thioesterase: MTELITDALAWVQARGVGALADKMGIEFTEFTIERAVATMPVEGNTQPRNLLHGGAYVVLGESLGSMAANLHAGMDRFALGIEISASHSRSATSGFVTGVCTPIHLGRTLTTHEIVISDDQGRRCSTVRITNLIKDAR; encoded by the coding sequence ATGACCGAACTCATTACGGATGCCCTTGCCTGGGTTCAGGCACGTGGAGTCGGCGCCCTGGCCGACAAGATGGGCATTGAGTTCACCGAGTTCACTATCGAACGTGCGGTCGCCACGATGCCGGTCGAAGGAAACACCCAGCCGCGCAATCTGCTGCACGGCGGGGCCTACGTCGTTCTCGGGGAGTCTCTCGGTTCGATGGCCGCGAATCTGCACGCTGGCATGGACAGGTTCGCCCTCGGCATCGAGATCAGCGCCTCGCACAGCCGCTCCGCGACATCCGGTTTCGTGACGGGGGTGTGCACACCCATTCATCTGGGACGTACCCTGACGACACACGAAATCGTGATCTCAGACGATCAGGGGCGCCGCTGCTCCACGGTGCGCATCACGAACCTGATCAAAGACGCCCGGTAG
- the polA gene encoding DNA polymerase I codes for MPHSEKPTLLIIDGHSLAFRAFYALPVDSFMNREGQHTNAIHGFIAMFINLLKQEKPTHIAVAFDISRYSFRTREYPEYKGTRGETPPEFVGQIPLLEEALHAMNIVTVTKEDFEADDILATLARQGDEAGYRVLVVSGDRDAIQLVNENVTLLYPNARGVSELKRYDIEAVHERYGIQPHQYPEIAALVGETSDNLIGIDKVGEKTAVKWITQYGSLDEVLAHADEIKGVVGEKLREQKENAIRNRRLNRLVNDVELPVGPADLERRPMNEQAIREIFDKLQFKTLLERVLTIAAAEGGIDEAAPSDAALATEDDLTPRAPAVRTLIDEELANWLKKATSDGSPAIAVQIEHGQAGITGFGLATEDDSVYVPWAAERPDYTALEAWLASDAPKQLYYAKPQLKALSRAGIAFDGLAFDTRLAAWLIKPGGHPLSLADQVYEVLGENLPQSDPNQLVPADDAIGVATEAWYVLRIAESQALAIDAGSRRVLDTIELPLVSVLARMELDGVAIDRPVLTGLREELTTRADDYATRAYAEIGREVNLGSPKQLQQVLFDELGMPKTRSTKTGYSTDAASLTDLQEKSPHPFLGLLLQHRDVTKLKQIIETLERGVEQNGRIHTTYDQTGTSTGRISSNDPNLQNIPVRTEEGRRIRSAFISAPEYDTLLTADYSQIEMRIMAHLSGDAGLIEAFNAGEDLHRFVGSRIFGVDPAEVTSAMRSKVKAMSYGLAYGLSAFGLSKQLRIESSEAKQLMTDYFARFGAVRDYLRNVVEQARVDGYTETIFGRRRPFGDLTSSNRVLRDNAERAALNAPIQGSAADILKIAMLGIARDLREQKLESRMLLQVHDELIFEVATGEWDALSGIVTNRMSTAAELSVPLDVQLGRGPNWDAAAH; via the coding sequence GTGCCGCACTCAGAAAAGCCTACCCTCCTGATCATCGACGGTCATTCGCTCGCGTTCCGGGCGTTCTACGCTTTGCCGGTGGACAGTTTCATGAACCGCGAGGGGCAGCACACCAATGCCATTCACGGATTCATCGCCATGTTCATCAACCTGCTCAAGCAGGAGAAACCCACCCACATCGCCGTGGCCTTCGATATCTCGCGGTATTCCTTCCGCACCCGCGAATATCCCGAGTACAAGGGCACCCGCGGTGAGACGCCGCCGGAGTTCGTTGGGCAGATTCCGCTGCTCGAAGAGGCGCTGCACGCCATGAATATCGTCACGGTCACGAAGGAAGACTTCGAGGCCGACGACATTCTCGCCACGCTTGCCCGGCAGGGCGACGAGGCCGGATACCGGGTGCTCGTCGTTTCCGGCGACCGCGACGCGATCCAGCTTGTCAACGAGAATGTGACCCTGCTGTATCCGAACGCCCGCGGCGTTTCTGAACTGAAACGCTACGACATCGAGGCGGTGCACGAGCGTTACGGCATCCAGCCACATCAATACCCCGAGATCGCCGCCCTCGTCGGCGAGACCAGCGACAACCTCATCGGCATCGACAAGGTCGGCGAGAAGACCGCCGTCAAGTGGATCACGCAGTACGGCAGCCTCGACGAGGTGCTGGCGCACGCCGACGAAATCAAGGGCGTCGTGGGGGAGAAGCTGCGGGAGCAGAAGGAGAACGCGATTCGCAATCGCCGCCTCAACCGGCTCGTGAACGATGTCGAGCTGCCCGTCGGGCCCGCCGACCTCGAGCGTCGCCCCATGAACGAGCAGGCGATTCGGGAGATCTTCGACAAGCTGCAGTTCAAGACGCTGCTGGAGCGCGTGCTCACGATTGCGGCGGCTGAGGGCGGCATCGACGAGGCAGCCCCGTCCGATGCGGCACTGGCCACGGAAGATGACCTCACGCCGCGCGCCCCGGCCGTGCGCACCCTGATCGACGAAGAGCTCGCCAACTGGCTGAAGAAGGCCACGAGCGACGGGTCTCCGGCCATCGCCGTGCAGATCGAGCACGGCCAGGCTGGCATCACCGGCTTCGGCCTCGCCACCGAAGACGATTCGGTATACGTGCCGTGGGCGGCCGAACGTCCGGACTACACGGCCCTGGAGGCCTGGCTCGCCAGCGATGCGCCGAAGCAGTTGTACTACGCCAAACCTCAGCTGAAGGCGCTCTCGCGCGCCGGCATCGCCTTCGACGGACTCGCTTTCGACACGCGGCTCGCGGCCTGGCTGATCAAGCCCGGCGGGCATCCGCTCTCGCTTGCCGACCAGGTATACGAGGTTCTGGGAGAGAACCTGCCGCAGTCCGACCCCAACCAGTTGGTGCCTGCGGACGACGCCATCGGTGTGGCCACCGAGGCCTGGTATGTTCTGCGCATCGCCGAGAGCCAGGCGTTGGCGATAGACGCCGGTTCCAGGCGCGTGCTCGACACCATCGAGCTGCCGCTGGTCTCGGTGCTGGCGCGCATGGAACTTGACGGCGTCGCCATCGATCGACCGGTGCTCACCGGGTTGCGCGAAGAGCTCACGACTCGGGCGGATGATTACGCAACGCGCGCGTACGCCGAGATCGGGCGCGAGGTGAACCTCGGCTCGCCCAAGCAGCTGCAGCAGGTGCTGTTCGACGAACTCGGCATGCCCAAGACCCGTTCCACCAAGACCGGGTACTCCACGGATGCCGCGTCGCTGACAGATCTGCAGGAGAAGAGCCCGCATCCGTTCCTGGGTCTGCTGCTGCAGCACCGCGATGTCACCAAGCTCAAGCAGATCATCGAGACGCTCGAGCGCGGCGTCGAGCAGAACGGGCGCATCCACACCACGTATGACCAGACCGGCACGAGCACGGGCCGCATCTCGTCGAACGATCCCAACCTGCAGAACATCCCGGTGCGCACCGAGGAGGGCCGTCGCATTCGCTCGGCCTTCATCAGTGCCCCCGAATACGACACTCTGCTGACGGCCGACTACTCGCAGATCGAGATGCGCATCATGGCGCATCTCTCGGGCGACGCCGGGCTCATCGAGGCGTTCAACGCGGGGGAGGACCTGCACCGCTTCGTGGGTTCGCGCATCTTCGGCGTCGACCCGGCCGAGGTTACCTCTGCCATGCGTTCCAAGGTCAAGGCGATGTCGTATGGGCTCGCGTACGGACTCAGCGCTTTTGGGCTCTCGAAGCAGCTGCGCATCGAATCGTCCGAGGCGAAGCAGCTGATGACAGACTATTTCGCCCGCTTCGGGGCGGTGCGCGATTATCTGCGCAACGTTGTCGAACAGGCCCGCGTCGATGGCTACACCGAGACCATCTTCGGCCGCAGGCGGCCCTTCGGCGATCTCACGAGTTCGAACCGGGTGCTGCGCGACAATGCCGAGCGCGCGGCGCTCAATGCGCCGATCCAGGGATCGGCCGCCGACATCCTGAAGATCGCCATGCTCGGCATCGCCCGCGACCTCCGCGAGCAGAAGCTCGAATCACGCATGCTGCTGCAGGTGCACGACGAGCTCATCTTCGAGGTCGCGACGGGAGAGTGGGACGCGCTTAGCGGCATCGTCACGAACCGCATGTCCACGGCCGCCGAGCTCAGCGTTCCACTCGACGTGCAGCTGGGTCGCGGGCCCAACTGGGACGCCGCCGCGCACTAG
- a CDS encoding DUF885 domain-containing protein codes for MTNAEKRNPTAIDTIADEWVDTELDLYPEFRVYLGREGREGEYADYSPAGAESAVEETRKALAKIRAAEAVDDVDRVTKLDLTRELELEIEKHEAGFEQRDLNVIASPVQSLRDIFDLVPTATEADWGNIAKRMHNLPQAMAGYIETLRSGIRAGNVPAIRQVRENIVQAQKQVADTGFFFQLAQNAKAGEAGLPDSLKSDLAAGARESAAAYASLAAFLKDELAEHAPEKDAVGRDLYTLASRSFLGAAVDLDETYEWGIEELARMTAEQEAIAREIKPGASVAEAIEFLDGDASRKLHGTDALQRWMQETSDRAVEELGKTHFDIPDEIRRLECMIAPTQEGGIYYTGPSDDFVRAGRMWWSVPEGVTEFDTWRELTTVYHEGIPGHHLQIGQATYNKAMLNSWRRIAGTSGHAEGWALYAERLMEQLGYLDDPADRLGMLDGQRMRAARVVLDIGVHLEKTLPDGSGPWTGEYAFGFLGRNVNMNEPFVRFEVNRYLGWPGQAPSYKIGQRIWEQLRDEYARREGASFDIKAFHKKALDIGGVGLDTLRSALLD; via the coding sequence ATGACAAACGCAGAGAAGCGAAACCCCACTGCCATCGACACAATTGCTGACGAGTGGGTCGATACCGAACTCGATCTGTACCCGGAATTCCGGGTCTATTTGGGCCGGGAAGGCCGCGAAGGCGAATACGCCGACTACTCGCCCGCCGGGGCCGAGAGCGCCGTTGAAGAGACCAGAAAGGCCTTGGCGAAGATCCGCGCGGCCGAGGCCGTCGACGATGTCGACCGCGTCACCAAGCTTGATCTCACCCGCGAACTCGAGCTCGAGATCGAGAAGCACGAGGCCGGCTTCGAGCAGCGCGACCTCAACGTTATTGCGTCTCCGGTGCAGAGCCTGCGCGATATCTTCGACCTCGTTCCCACCGCGACGGAGGCCGATTGGGGCAACATCGCCAAGCGAATGCACAATCTTCCGCAGGCAATGGCGGGCTACATCGAAACGCTGCGCAGCGGCATCCGCGCTGGCAACGTGCCGGCCATCCGCCAGGTGCGGGAGAACATCGTGCAGGCCCAGAAGCAGGTGGCCGACACCGGCTTCTTCTTCCAGCTCGCCCAGAATGCGAAGGCCGGAGAGGCAGGGCTGCCCGACTCGCTGAAGAGCGACCTCGCCGCGGGTGCCCGTGAATCGGCCGCGGCCTATGCGTCGCTGGCCGCATTCCTGAAGGACGAACTCGCCGAGCACGCCCCCGAGAAGGATGCCGTCGGCCGGGATCTCTACACCCTCGCCTCCCGCAGCTTTCTCGGTGCCGCCGTCGACCTCGACGAGACCTACGAATGGGGCATCGAGGAGCTCGCCCGCATGACCGCCGAGCAGGAGGCGATAGCGCGCGAGATCAAGCCCGGGGCATCCGTTGCCGAGGCCATCGAGTTTCTCGACGGCGACGCCAGCCGCAAGTTGCACGGCACCGACGCCCTGCAGCGCTGGATGCAGGAGACCAGCGACCGCGCCGTCGAAGAGCTCGGCAAGACGCACTTCGACATTCCGGATGAGATACGCCGGCTCGAGTGCATGATCGCTCCCACGCAGGAGGGCGGCATCTACTACACGGGCCCGTCTGACGACTTCGTGCGCGCCGGCCGCATGTGGTGGAGCGTGCCCGAGGGCGTCACGGAGTTCGATACCTGGCGCGAGCTCACCACCGTGTACCACGAAGGCATTCCCGGGCACCACCTGCAGATCGGCCAGGCCACATACAACAAGGCCATGCTCAACTCGTGGCGCCGCATCGCCGGCACCTCGGGGCACGCCGAAGGATGGGCCCTCTACGCCGAACGCCTCATGGAGCAGCTCGGATACCTCGACGACCCCGCCGACCGGCTGGGCATGCTCGACGGCCAGCGCATGCGCGCCGCCCGCGTCGTGCTCGACATCGGCGTGCACCTCGAGAAGACGCTGCCCGACGGCAGCGGCCCCTGGACCGGCGAGTACGCCTTCGGATTCCTCGGCCGCAACGTCAACATGAACGAGCCGTTCGTGCGTTTCGAGGTGAACCGCTATCTGGGCTGGCCCGGACAGGCGCCGTCGTACAAGATCGGGCAGCGCATCTGGGAGCAGCTGCGCGACGAGTACGCACGCCGCGAGGGCGCCTCCTTCGACATCAAGGCGTTCCACAAGAAGGCGCTCGACATCGGCGGTGTGGGACTGGACACTCTGCGGTCTGCACTGCTGGACTGA
- a CDS encoding OsmC family peroxiredoxin, translated as MSIADRTAETVWTGNLAQGAGSINSGSGALKDQSVTWAARTETPGGKTSPEELAAAAHSSCYSMALALSLGEHKLTPERLHVSSTVTLDAVDGLPTIVSSALTVKAVVPGVDAATFQSIVDEASALCPVSRLFAGASITVDATLESA; from the coding sequence ATGAGCATTGCGGATCGCACGGCCGAAACCGTTTGGACAGGCAACCTCGCGCAGGGAGCCGGCAGCATCAACTCCGGCAGCGGGGCATTGAAAGACCAGTCGGTCACCTGGGCCGCGCGCACGGAGACACCCGGCGGAAAGACCAGTCCAGAGGAACTCGCGGCTGCCGCACATTCGTCCTGCTATTCCATGGCTCTCGCCCTCAGTCTCGGCGAGCACAAGCTCACACCTGAGCGATTGCACGTCTCCTCCACTGTCACGCTCGATGCCGTCGACGGGTTGCCCACTATCGTCTCGTCTGCGCTCACGGTGAAGGCCGTCGTGCCGGGTGTTGACGCCGCGACATTCCAGAGCATCGTCGATGAGGCATCCGCTCTGTGCCCAGTCTCACGCCTGTTCGCCGGCGCTTCGATCACCGTCGACGCCACCCTCGAATCGGCCTGA
- a CDS encoding acylphosphatase codes for MIRRRIVVHGQVQGVGFRYSARQRASSLNLAGFVRNAPNGVVEAEIEGDEVAVQQMLDWLRHGPAWATVDALEVTECTPNDEHGFRIER; via the coding sequence ATGATTCGCAGGCGCATCGTGGTGCACGGGCAGGTACAGGGAGTGGGTTTTCGCTACTCCGCGCGACAGCGGGCGAGCTCGCTGAATCTGGCGGGATTCGTGCGAAATGCTCCGAATGGCGTAGTGGAGGCCGAGATCGAGGGCGATGAGGTGGCGGTGCAGCAGATGCTCGACTGGTTGCGGCACGGCCCGGCATGGGCGACGGTCGATGCCCTCGAGGTCACGGAATGTACGCCGAACGACGAGCATGGTTTCCGCATCGAGCGCTGA